The following coding sequences lie in one Melopsittacus undulatus isolate bMelUnd1 chromosome 9, bMelUnd1.mat.Z, whole genome shotgun sequence genomic window:
- the PPARG gene encoding peroxisome proliferator-activated receptor gamma: MVDTEMPFWPMNFGISPVDLSAMEDHTHSFDIKPFTTVDFSSISSPHYEDIPLARSDQTSIDYKYDIKLQDCQGAIKMEPPSPPYFSEKVQLYNKPHEEASNSLMAIECRVCGDKASGFHYGVHACEGCKGFFRRTIRLKLIYDRCDLNCRIHKKSRNKCQYCRFQKCLAVGMSHNAIRFGRMPQAEKEKLLAEISSDIDQLNPESADLRALAKHLYDSYIKSFPLTKAKARAILTGKTTDKSPFVIYDMNSLMMGEDQIKCKHASPLQEENKEVAIRIFQRCQFRSVEAVQEITEFAKNIPGFVNLDLNDQVTLLKYGVHEIIYTLLASLMNKDGVLVSDGQGFMTREFLKSLRKPFCDFMEPKFEFAVKFNALELDDSDLAIFIAVIILSGDRPGLLNVKPIEDIQDNLLQALELQLKLNHPESSQLFAKLLQKMTDLRQIVTEHVQLLQIIKKTETDMSLHPLLQEIYKDLY; this comes from the exons ATGGTTGACACAGAAATGCCGTTTTGGCCCATGAATTTTGGAATTAGCCCCGTGGATCTGTCTGCAATGGAAGATCACACACATTCCTTCGACATAAAGCCATTTACCACCGTTGATTTTTCAAGCATTTCTTCACCACACTATGAAGATATTCCTCTTGCAAGAAGTGATCAGACAAGCATTGATTATAAATATGATATCAAGCTCCAGGATTGCCAAG GTGCAATCAAAATGGAGCCTCCTTCCCCACCCTATTTTTCAGAAAAGGTTCAGCTGTACAACAAGCCTCATGAGGAGGCTTCCAACTCCCTTATGGCTATTGAATGCCGTGTGTGCGGGGACAAGGCCTCTGGGTTTCATTATGGTGTGCATGCCTGCGAAGGTTGCAAG GGCTTTTTTCGAAGAACCATCAGGTTAAAGCTGATCTATGACAGGTGTGACCTGAACTGCCGCATCCAtaaaaaaagcaggaataaaTGTCAATACTGCAGGTTCCAGAAGTGCCTTGCTGTTGGAATGTCACATAATG CCATCAGGTTTGGGCGAATGCCACAAGCGGAGAAGGAGAAGCTCTTGGCAGAGATTTCCAGCGACATCGACCAGTTAAACCCTGAATCTGCTGATCTACGAGCACTTGCCAAGCATTTGTATGATTCATACATAAAGTCCTTCCCTCTGACCAAAGCCAAGGCGAGGGCGATCTTGACAGGAAAGACGACAGACAAATCA CCATTTGTTATTTATGACATGAACTCCTTAATGATGGGAGAAGATCAGATCAAGTGCAAACATGCGTCCCCACTGCAGGAGGAGAACAAAGAGGTAGCAATTCGCATCTTCCAGCGATGCCAGTTCCGCTCAGTGGAGGCAGTGCAGGAGATCACGGAGTTTGCCAAGAACATTCCAGGTTTTGTGAATCTTGACCTGAATGATCAAGTAACTCTCCTGAAATACGGGGTCCATGAGATCATATATACGCTCCTGGCTTCTCTGATGAATAAAGATGGAGTTCTTGTATCTGACGGACAAGGATTCATGACACGGGAGTTTCTGAAGAGCCTGAGAAAACCTTTTTGTGACTTTATGGAACCCAAGTTTGAGTTTGCTGTGAAGTTCAATGCACTGGAATTAGATGACAGTGACCTGGCAATATTTATAGCTGTCATTATACTAAGTGGAG ATCGCCCAGGTTTGTTAAATGTGAAGCCCATTGAAGATATACAAGACAATCTGCTGCAAGCTTTGGAGCTCCAGCTGAAACTGAATCACCCTGAATCCTCACAGCTGTTTGCAAAGTTGCTGCAGAAAATGACGGACCTCAGACAGATTGTAACAGAACACGTGCAGCTCTTGCAAATCATAAAGAAAACGGAGACAGACATGAGCCTTCATCCACTCCTACAAGAGATCTATAAAGACTTGTATTAA